The Chiloscyllium plagiosum isolate BGI_BamShark_2017 chromosome 8, ASM401019v2, whole genome shotgun sequence genome includes a window with the following:
- the LOC122552234 gene encoding synaptonemal complex central element protein 2-like, whose translation MADKDYDSAEQKMGNVSENTLLTSGIRKNLYTEADLRAESCSLVDERTANSDFEDSTIDFSHKPPNCFVASDSSIDALCERTKQLVNEINKSRIKDHKLMSSFKDTLILKVSEFSKKIEEGLFEIYSSENKLIEDTLQELLNILDRVRCLESELKQTCTAMATVYKDMCTQPEV comes from the exons ATGGCTGACAAGGATTATGATAGCGCTGAGCAAAAGATGGGGAATGTCAGTGAAAACACACTGCTAACTAGTGGCATCAGGAAGAATCTCTACACAGAGGCGGATTTAAG AGCAGAATCCTGTAGTTTAGTTGATGAAAGAACAGCAAACTCAGATTTTGAGGATTCCACGATTGATTTCAGTcacaagcccccaaactgttttGTGGCATCAGATTCAAGCATCGACGCCCTGTGTGAGCGAACAAAACAGCTGGTTAACGAAATAAACAAAAGTAGGATAAAGGACCACAAGTTGATGAGCAGCTTTAAAGACACTCTTATTTTGAAG GTTTCAGAATTCTCGAAGAAGATCGAAGAAGGATTGTTTGAAATCTACAGTAGTGAGAACAAATTGATTGAGGACACACTGCAAGAGCTGTTGAACATCCTCGATAGGGTCAGATGTTTAGAGTCCGAACTTAAACAGACCTGCACTGCCATGGCAACAGTCTACAAGGACATGTGTACTCAACCGGAAGTATAA